One Fontisphaera persica DNA window includes the following coding sequences:
- a CDS encoding DUF4388 domain-containing protein, which translates to MALAIHVLTGKAKGQEYLLPEDGDFIITSGGGEELCFNEGAGKPLAVLKAIKDQVTLQDAGAPEGVFVNRKKCAESPLKEGDAVRIGKTRFMLVKVIKYSPVAKAARARAADKGEKVAAPAKPAPAPRTSTKAPAPPPPAVTSLPPRRDTTALKRPLYELPESGTLQEHSLGELLRFFCAAGQSGVLSLMIEGDIGAVQINEGQIADAFIASSPAPSAKRALYRLFRWKHGDYVWQPGEAHPIEPSLQGQSLQTMLAEAEAESEAIEGLLAALPPPETKLAVGNLPRGALAKLSPPEMFIVGLVRLHGTVRAIIDHHPENDLVVCRLLVGLLRRNILCIPTTP; encoded by the coding sequence ATGGCGTTGGCAATTCATGTCCTGACGGGCAAGGCCAAAGGGCAGGAGTATCTGTTGCCGGAAGATGGCGATTTCATCATCACCAGCGGCGGCGGCGAGGAACTATGTTTCAACGAAGGAGCGGGTAAACCGCTGGCCGTTTTGAAAGCTATCAAAGACCAGGTCACCCTCCAAGATGCCGGTGCCCCCGAAGGAGTATTTGTAAACCGCAAGAAATGCGCCGAGTCGCCGCTCAAGGAAGGCGACGCTGTGCGCATCGGCAAAACGCGGTTCATGCTGGTCAAGGTCATCAAATATAGTCCTGTGGCCAAAGCCGCCCGCGCACGCGCCGCCGACAAAGGCGAAAAAGTGGCTGCGCCAGCCAAACCCGCTCCTGCACCGCGCACTTCCACCAAGGCGCCTGCCCCGCCGCCGCCAGCGGTGACGTCCCTGCCTCCGCGTCGGGACACCACAGCGCTCAAACGCCCCCTGTACGAGCTGCCTGAATCCGGCACTTTGCAGGAACACTCGCTGGGAGAGTTGCTCCGCTTTTTCTGTGCCGCAGGCCAGAGCGGCGTGCTCAGTTTGATGATTGAAGGTGATATTGGGGCGGTGCAAATTAACGAGGGCCAGATTGCCGATGCCTTCATCGCCTCCAGTCCAGCGCCCAGTGCCAAACGCGCGTTGTACCGGCTCTTCCGCTGGAAACACGGCGATTACGTCTGGCAGCCGGGCGAGGCGCATCCCATCGAGCCCAGTCTTCAGGGGCAATCCCTGCAAACCATGCTGGCCGAGGCCGAAGCGGAAAGTGAAGCCATCGAGGGATTGTTGGCTGCCCTGCCCCCGCCCGAAACCAAATTGGCGGTGGGCAATCTTCCCCGCGGCGCCCTGGCCAAATTAAGTCCGCCGGAGATGTTTATTGTGGGTCTGGTCCGATTGCACGGGACGGTCCGCGCCATCATTGACCATCATCCGGAAAATGACCTGGTGGTTTGCCGCCTGCTGGTCGGCCTGCTGCGCCGCAACATCCTTTGCATCCCCACCACGCCCTGA
- a CDS encoding Ig-like domain-containing protein has protein sequence MRHSWLCCGWLVIALGLMTARLTAADAGLCVIFKGLFYEQTGPSTVTPLAGTRFANFRAFASMTSPNSLSSGNLRNPANQNFSLVLDGNELRFGMDFNSQANMDAAFGSGNYVLTLTTRNDGNRSFTLNLSGNTYPPIPQVSNFNALQAVVPSQPLTIQWSPWAGGTANDLILVQVEDSETWDMVFSTPEPGSPGALNGTATSITIPANTFSSNRIYNVMLMFFRPVAMDVTSYPGAMAVAGYLRETQLSFTTSGTQDTQAPWLEDQEPWNQEANVPPNAGLALKFSEPMQATYAIQWNPALSMNYQWSSDRTALFCFPASGLWPANTTVSYTLNPRGQTGFRDLAGNALPTIQGQFTTGNSTRSPDVAAYVMYKQANYQQINPTTVIASTNMLPFVIGAFAIANVPAAVTNATFLGPNSFPLVFEGEEWEGGLGTNSQANLDAAFPPGVYTFRLHTVHDGLRQLSLTLPATALPSAPQIVNYTAAQAINPQAPFTLQWQPFTGATTNDRIQVEIELQNQWLDYTVFSTPDPLGPNAINGLATSIQIPAGTLPPGRQFTAWVSFIKVVTLDTTTYPGAMGVVGFVADTTLPIATTGQPVRPSLSKIRHFGNYVRLEIQGELQMPYTVEFTENFLQWYNLRSDWNQTGTIIIEDWNLNPNRRFYRVREGW, from the coding sequence ATGAGGCATAGCTGGTTGTGTTGCGGCTGGCTGGTGATTGCCTTGGGTCTGATGACAGCCAGGCTGACGGCTGCCGACGCCGGTTTGTGCGTCATTTTCAAGGGCCTGTTTTATGAACAAACCGGGCCTTCCACCGTCACGCCCCTGGCGGGCACTCGTTTTGCCAATTTCCGGGCGTTTGCCAGCATGACATCACCGAATTCGTTAAGCTCCGGCAACTTGCGCAATCCAGCCAATCAAAATTTTTCCCTCGTGCTCGATGGAAACGAATTGAGATTTGGCATGGACTTCAATTCCCAAGCCAACATGGATGCCGCGTTTGGCAGTGGCAATTATGTCCTCACTCTGACCACCCGAAACGACGGCAACCGCTCCTTTACCTTGAATCTCTCCGGCAACACTTATCCCCCAATCCCCCAAGTCAGTAATTTCAATGCACTCCAGGCAGTGGTTCCCTCGCAGCCGCTCACCATCCAATGGAGCCCTTGGGCCGGAGGCACCGCCAATGATTTGATTCTGGTGCAAGTGGAAGACTCTGAAACCTGGGACATGGTGTTCAGCACCCCTGAACCCGGCAGCCCCGGAGCCTTGAATGGCACGGCCACTTCCATTACCATTCCCGCCAACACCTTCTCCTCCAACCGCATCTATAATGTCATGCTGATGTTTTTCCGGCCGGTGGCCATGGACGTTACCAGTTATCCCGGTGCCATGGCAGTGGCCGGCTATTTGAGGGAAACACAATTATCCTTCACCACGTCCGGGACCCAGGATACTCAGGCCCCCTGGCTGGAAGACCAAGAGCCGTGGAATCAGGAGGCGAATGTCCCACCTAATGCCGGCCTCGCTCTGAAATTTTCAGAGCCAATGCAGGCCACTTATGCCATCCAATGGAATCCCGCGCTGTCCATGAATTACCAATGGAGCAGCGATCGTACGGCCTTGTTTTGTTTTCCCGCCAGTGGCCTATGGCCCGCCAACACCACGGTTTCCTACACCTTGAACCCCCGGGGGCAGACTGGATTCCGCGACCTGGCGGGGAATGCCCTTCCCACCATTCAAGGTCAGTTTACCACCGGCAACAGCACCCGTTCACCTGATGTGGCGGCGTATGTGATGTATAAACAAGCTAATTACCAGCAAATCAACCCCACCACCGTCATTGCGTCCACCAATATGCTGCCTTTCGTCATAGGCGCGTTTGCCATCGCCAACGTGCCCGCCGCTGTCACCAATGCCACCTTTTTGGGGCCCAATAGTTTCCCCCTGGTGTTTGAGGGCGAAGAGTGGGAAGGCGGCCTGGGCACCAACTCCCAGGCCAATCTCGATGCGGCTTTTCCCCCAGGCGTTTACACCTTTCGTCTCCACACCGTCCACGATGGTCTGCGGCAGCTCAGTCTGACCCTGCCCGCCACCGCTTTGCCCAGCGCCCCGCAAATCGTCAATTATACCGCGGCACAGGCCATCAACCCACAAGCTCCCTTCACCCTGCAATGGCAGCCGTTCACAGGAGCCACCACGAATGATCGTATCCAGGTCGAAATAGAGCTGCAGAATCAGTGGCTGGATTACACTGTCTTTTCCACTCCCGACCCGCTTGGCCCCAATGCCATCAATGGCCTGGCCACCAGCATTCAAATCCCCGCCGGCACGTTGCCTCCAGGACGCCAGTTTACGGCTTGGGTCAGCTTTATCAAGGTGGTGACGTTGGATACGACGACTTATCCCGGGGCTATGGGAGTGGTAGGCTTCGTGGCCGATACCACACTGCCCATTGCCACCACCGGCCAACCCGTACGCCCCTCCCTGAGCAAAATCCGCCATTTTGGCAACTATGTTCGTCTGGAAATTCAAGGGGAGCTCCAAATGCCCTATACCGTTGAATTCACGGAGAACTTTCTCCAATGGTACAACCTGCGCTCCGATTGGAACCAAACCGGCACAATCATCATCGAGGACTGGAATCTCAACCCCAACCGCCGCTTCTACCGGGTGCGCGAAGGCTGGTAA
- a CDS encoding uroporphyrinogen decarboxylase family protein: MQCFNQYVLSAPRRLAMPIAVYPGIALTHAKVSDVTHNPEIQFQAQTALHLRYHTPLVLSAMDLSAEAEAFGCTLHEAEEEVPSVTGRLVTSLAEAQALEVPKPGAKRTSVYLETVARLRRHYPQYLVFGGCIGPFSLAARLAGVSEAMELTVTEPELMHTLLQKSTDFLRSYLRAFHSQGADGVIMAEPAAGLLSPRMMQEFSCAYIRQLVEALPTASFALIYHNCAAKLMHLPVLLATGVQTFHFGAPMDIPAALTQAPASVVICGNLDPTGVFVQSSPAEVEQQTRKLLAATQGHRNFVISSGCDVPARAPLANLDAFFKAVDEAP; this comes from the coding sequence ATGCAATGCTTCAATCAGTACGTCCTCAGCGCCCCGCGGCGGCTCGCCATGCCCATCGCGGTGTACCCCGGCATCGCCCTGACCCATGCCAAAGTCAGCGACGTTACCCACAACCCGGAAATTCAATTCCAGGCCCAAACCGCCCTACACCTCCGTTACCATACGCCTTTGGTGCTCTCGGCCATGGACTTGAGCGCGGAAGCCGAGGCGTTTGGCTGCACCCTGCATGAAGCTGAAGAGGAAGTGCCCTCGGTCACCGGACGTCTGGTCACCTCGCTGGCCGAGGCGCAGGCACTGGAGGTTCCCAAGCCCGGAGCCAAACGCACCTCCGTTTATCTGGAGACGGTGGCCCGCCTGCGCCGGCATTACCCTCAATACCTGGTTTTTGGGGGATGCATAGGCCCCTTTTCCCTCGCCGCACGCCTGGCCGGAGTGAGTGAGGCGATGGAACTTACCGTCACCGAGCCTGAACTGATGCACACTTTGTTGCAAAAGAGCACCGACTTTTTGCGCTCCTACTTGCGCGCCTTTCACTCCCAAGGCGCCGATGGGGTCATCATGGCTGAACCAGCAGCCGGTCTGCTCTCACCCCGCATGATGCAGGAGTTTTCCTGTGCCTACATCCGGCAATTGGTGGAGGCGCTGCCCACTGCCTCATTTGCCCTGATTTATCATAATTGCGCCGCCAAGTTGATGCATTTGCCTGTGCTGTTGGCAACGGGAGTGCAAACCTTTCATTTCGGTGCGCCTATGGATATTCCGGCCGCCTTAACTCAAGCCCCTGCCAGCGTGGTGATTTGTGGCAACCTGGACCCCACCGGCGTTTTTGTGCAGTCCAGCCCCGCGGAGGTTGAGCAGCAGACGCGCAAATTACTGGCCGCCACTCAAGGCCACAGAAATTTTGTCATCTCCTCCGGCTGCGACGTGCCCGCCCGCGCTCCCCTGGCCAATCTGGACGCCTTTTTCAAGGCGGTGGACGAAGCCCCTTGA
- a CDS encoding RluA family pseudouridine synthase, protein MSERSETFVIETSQPGGRLDVYLAARYPAVSRGTLQRLIEEGYIQVNGQRAKPSHSPRAGEVVSVHFPEPRPSHVYPEALPLDILFEDEHLVVVNKAPGMVVHPGPGNEEHTLVNALLHHCAGRLSGIAGVARPGIVHRLDKDTSGCLVVAKNDAAHLGLSAQFSGRQVAKLYHAVACGEIPREGGILRTAIARHPTHRKRMAVVDEDVGREAVTEYRVRERLRGATLVEARIHTGRTHQIRVHFQYLGHPLAGDATYGKRPTARLAEATGYTPPRVLLHAWELSFVHPVTGGRLTFHAPWPEDFAEAVQALGGTSRY, encoded by the coding sequence GTGTCCGAGCGCTCGGAAACTTTTGTCATCGAAACCTCCCAACCCGGGGGGCGGTTGGATGTTTATCTGGCTGCCCGGTACCCGGCAGTATCGCGCGGCACGCTGCAACGGCTCATTGAGGAAGGATACATCCAAGTCAATGGCCAGCGCGCCAAACCTTCGCACAGCCCGCGGGCGGGGGAGGTGGTCTCCGTGCATTTTCCTGAGCCGCGGCCGTCCCACGTCTATCCGGAGGCCCTGCCGCTGGACATTCTCTTCGAGGACGAGCATCTGGTGGTGGTGAACAAAGCGCCGGGCATGGTCGTGCATCCCGGGCCGGGGAATGAGGAGCATACGCTGGTGAACGCGCTGCTCCATCACTGCGCAGGCCGGCTGAGTGGCATCGCGGGCGTGGCGCGGCCGGGCATTGTGCACCGGCTGGACAAGGACACCAGCGGGTGCCTGGTGGTCGCGAAAAATGATGCGGCACACCTTGGGCTTTCGGCACAATTCTCCGGGCGGCAGGTGGCCAAGCTTTATCATGCCGTGGCCTGTGGTGAAATTCCGCGTGAGGGCGGCATCCTGCGCACGGCGATTGCCCGGCATCCCACCCATCGCAAACGCATGGCGGTGGTGGACGAAGATGTGGGCCGCGAGGCGGTGACGGAATACCGCGTGCGCGAGCGTTTGCGCGGGGCCACGCTGGTTGAGGCGAGGATTCACACGGGACGCACGCATCAAATCCGTGTGCATTTTCAATATCTCGGCCATCCGCTGGCGGGTGATGCCACGTATGGCAAGCGGCCCACGGCGCGGCTGGCCGAGGCCACCGGCTACACGCCTCCGCGGGTATTGTTGCATGCGTGGGAATTGTCCTTTGTTCACCCGGTCACGGGTGGGCGGCTCACTTTTCACGCGCCCTGGCCGGAGGACTTTGCTGAAGCGGTGCAGGCCTTGGGGGGAACGAGCCGGTATTAG
- a CDS encoding DUF6485 family protein, with translation MECKKALNLKRCNCSYHPCSRKGICCECLHYHLSMRQLPACCFPAEAEQTYDRSFEHFARLVGAGKI, from the coding sequence ATGGAATGTAAAAAAGCGCTCAACCTCAAACGCTGCAATTGCAGCTACCATCCTTGTTCACGCAAAGGCATCTGCTGTGAATGCCTCCATTACCACCTCAGCATGCGGCAGCTTCCGGCCTGTTGCTTTCCCGCCGAGGCCGAGCAAACGTATGACCGCTCCTTCGAGCATTTTGCCCGGCTGGTAGGCGCAGGAAAAATCTAA